The Grus americana isolate bGruAme1 chromosome 36, bGruAme1.mat, whole genome shotgun sequence nucleotide sequence actttcttccttctttcctcctattttctgctgttcctcctttcttccaccttccccccccttctttccttcttttcccactattttcattctttttctccctctcttttcttcttttattgtatgtgCTGAGCCATGCTCCCTCTTTCCGGGGGGAATATTGCTGTGCTCCCCATTTTTGGGGATCTATCGTGAGTGCTGAGCCACGCTCCCCATTTTGGGGGCGAATATTACAAGTGCTGAGCCACGCTCCCCATTTTGGGGGGAATATTGTGAGCACTCAGCCACGCTCCCCATTTTGGGGGGAATATTATGAGTGCTGAGCCGTGCTCCCCATTTCCCCCCAGCTTCCTGCGCCCTGTGTCTGCTCGGGGACGGCTCTTGCAGGACAGAATCTTTATCTTCAGGCTTTTTCAGAATCCGGGATGCGTTTGCGGTGCTGCTGGGCATCCGAGCGTCCTCACCTGGGTGACGGGTAGAAGCCAGGAGAGGAGCTCCCGCGGCAGATTTGCATCCTTGGCACGGCGTAAAAATTGTTCGAATTTTCCCTCTTccgtttcccccccccgccaccaggCAAAGCCCCGTCTACCCCGTACCATGCCAAAACGGAAATGCAAATTCACCGATGAGCTCCAGGCGAAGTACCCCTGCTTCCGCGTAGGTCGGGAGAGATGGGAGGCTGAATGCTTGGTGTGCCAGGAGGGCACCTACGTCTCTGTGGCCAACAAGGGCTCTCTTGACCTGGAGGCCCACGTCCAGTCCATGAAACACCAGAAGAACCTGATGGGGGATGGCTCGGCGGCCAAGCTGCCGGGTTGCTTCGTCCCAGCTGACTGCCAGCCCTTCGACGCCGACGCTGCAACTGACGCTGAAACCTCATCAAGCTTCGCCGCCGACGTGCTCCAGGACTTCAGCGAGCCCCTGGCTGGCTCACCTACCTTGCCCAAAACACCTGACCCTGTCTTAGATGTTGTGGGCTTGCAAATCAAGACAGAGGCGAGGCCGGACGAGGCACTGGCTCCCTTCACATTGGACTGTGGGGTGGACCCGCTGGACGGCGTCCCCTATTTCGGGGTGGCCCTGGGCGCCGGCGAGGCGGGGACCCCCTTCTCCATCCGGATCCACTATTTTGACTGGAAGCAGGGTGGCATGCAGAGCAGGGTGATCGGTGTGGAGTCGCCGCAGGGTGAACTGGCCTCCAGTGCCGCCATGTTGGCGTGGGAGGCCTTGGAGAGTCACGGGCTGCAGCAGCGGTGCGTGGCCGTTGTGGGCGAGAGCCCCAACGCcatgctgggggggctggggtgctgcACCCAGGGTCCGGCTGAGGCATCCGgcttgcaggagctgctggaaggggTCTTCGTCGCCACCGACTGCCCCGTGCACCTCCTCAGCAACTGCATCCAGCATGGGGCGGACAGCCTGGAGGTGGACCTGCAGTCCCTTATCTGGAAGATTTATACCTATGTCTCTGTCTACGCCGTCTGCACCGAACCGCTCAAGGACTTCTTGGAGTTTGCCAAGAGGGAGTACCGACGGCTGCTCCACCATGCCAGGATGCCTTGGTTGCTCTTGCTGCCTGCCATCACCCGCTTGCTGCAAGTCTTCCCAGCTTTGAagtccttcttcctctccctcagccACCCTCCCTTTGCTATCCGGACCTTTTTTGAGGATGCCTTCAGCGAGATCTACCTACAGCACATGGCTTCGCAGGTGGCCATCTTTGACATGCACCTCAGGACCTTGGCGAGGGAGGACAACTCACCCTGCGAGGTGCTGGATGTCCTCTCCTCCATCCGCCGCACCCTCCTGGAGTGCAAAGCCCATGGCTTCATGTCGCTGCAGGTGAAGGAGCTGCTGGCGGAGCAGCAAGTGGCCGGGAGGGTTGGAGAGTGTGACACCTTCTGCCGCCATGTCCAGACCCTCTACGTGGCGTTTCTCGACTACCTGGATGCTCGGATGGGGCCGTTTGGGGAGCTTTCCCATTTCCAGTGGATGCAGCTACGGGCACCACCAACGTGGGCGGAGGTGGAGGCGTGCATCAAGTACCTGGCGGACCATGGGGTCATGGTGGACGACAGCAAATGCTTCGACCAGTTCTGCCACCTGACCACCTTCTTGAAGGACTACGGGAGCGGCATCGATTTCAGCACCCTGCAGACACACCAGAAATGGGTGCGTTTCTTCAGCAGCTCTCACAGCCTGGGCAGCCACTCGGAGCTCCTCAGAATTGCTCAAGTTTTCTTCGCCATCCCCTCCCGCGGGGCCGATTTTCCCAGGGAGCTTTTCCGTATGTGAAGCTGGTGGGACCAGGCGTGGATCTATCGGTGCCGCTGTGGCCGGGCTACTGCGAAGCGTGCGGCATGTCAGGACTTCTTTTTTGCAACGATAGACCTATTGATTCCCGGTTTTGTACATCAGCCCACCGGGGAGGATTTGTTAATGGAGTTTTTAAAGCCTGTGCGCCATCTGCAGGAGTGGTGACTTTGCTCTTGTGTGAAGAAACACCACCATGGGCTCTGTGGGCACTGGACGGATGGTTGGGGGTCAGATGGCTTTTGGGGTGAAAGTCACCCAGGACTCAACAGACTTATTTCTtgggatggagagggaaggTGAGGTTTTGTCCATGCGCTTGGGGTCTCCAAGCTTGGACCACAAAACCAGACCTCAGGCTTGTGCACCCGCCTGCCCTTGCTCTACCTAAGGGGTGGAGAAGACTCTTGCAGCATCGTGGAGGTAGCTGGAGATACCCGAGCTTTCCAGCTGGGGAGATTTTGtcacctgcctgctcccctcAAACTTCCCggggatcatagaatcatcaaataccaggctggaagggacctcaaggatcatctggtccaacctttcttggcaaaagcatggtctagacaagatggcccagcaccaAGTCCAGccgaatcttaaaagtgtccagtgttggggaatccaccacttccctggggagattattccagtGACccattgttctcattgtgaaaatttttcctcttgcatccaattggaatctccccaggaataacttgcacccattactcctcgtcttttccatgtgattcCTTGTAaaatcttctttgtagccaccctttaagtactggaacatggtgatgagaTCTCCCCCAAGCCTTCTTTTGTCAAGGCTGAgcaaacccagttctctcagcctttcctcatatggcaggcttcccagccctttgatcatcctggtggccctcctggaccctctccagcctgtccacatcttttttgtgtAGCAGggtccaaaactgaacacactATTCCAGGCgtggcctgacaagtgctgagtagagtgggataacGACTTTATCTCCACTGGTGATacccttgttgatgcaacccGGGATCCTCATGGCTTGCTTTGCTGCcgcagcacactgttcactcgtattgagcttgctgtccaccaggacccccaggtccctttccacagagctgctctccagctgggtagatcccagtctgtgctgcactcctggattatgttttcccaggtgtaAGACCTTCCATTTgtctgttgaacttcataaggttctagttagcccactcttccagcctatccagggtggctctcccttctgAAGTGTCTACTTCCCCATTCAGTTTGGTGCCATCCGCAAACTTCATtagggtgcacttgatcccatcatccagatcacttatgaGGATATTAAACAGCATTGGGCCCAGTATCAACTGGCAGCCCTGTAGGTCACCAGTTCAAAGAAGAGCTATTTACCAGCACCCTCTGGGTGCAGCCTGTCCGCCAGTTCCCCACCCACCGCATGGACCCCTTGTCTAGACCATAACacatcagtttctctaggaggaggctgtggggaacTGTCTCACAGGCCTTGAAGAAATCTGGGTAGACAATGTCTGCTGCTCACCCCACGTCAACCAAACAGGTTACTTGGTCATAGAAGACAATTGGGTTTGTcaagcatgatttgcccttggtgaatctgtgctggcttttcccaatcaTGTGCTTCATTTGGCTTGTGATAGCCCCCAGGAGGATTTGTTCCATaactttcccagggactgaagtaAGATCGATGGGCCTATAATATCTCCTTTGTGATGCATAAAGGGCCTTGCCAAGGCTGAACATCAGGAAGAACCACCATGAAGGGAGTCCTGCCCTCCTCCTGGTGCTCCCCACCATCCCATCATCTGCAAGAGGACTTACCTTGGCACACCTTGAGGCATTTATTGCCCATGCCAGGAGATGGAGCAGAGATAAGGTGCCTGGctggcagaaaataaatatttgcattaataTTCACATATTCACCTCCTGCCCAAGTATTTGTTAATATCCACACACGAGTCCTCCTCCCTTGCAGTTTTCCTCCTGCGATTGCAAGAGCAGCACTGGATGCCGAAAAAAAAGCGCCTTTCTCTGTCACGTTGTAATATTGACACAAGCGCACCCTGCCCGGGCAAGGACTTTGAGTATCTCAAGATATGGACTCATAAGGACCATCAAGTCCAAGGAGGACTTTATACAGGCATTCTCAGAGAGTTCTTTTTCTCAACAGGAGCTTGATTTTTCTGCTCCAAAACCACCTTCTTCCCACCGGAGAGCTGCCCAGAGCTGTGGAGAAGACACTGGAGGTGAGTGGGAAGTTCATGTGGAAATCTTTTGAGTGGAGTGTGGAGGGCCAGATCATCAACAAAACCCAGAATGTTACCTTCTACAACCCCAGGTAACACCACAAGGAAGGGTCAGGGGGTGGAAGACCCCTTGCATGAGGGACCCCCTCCCAGGATTCAGACAGAAGGTCCAAGTTGGACCATCTCCCAGTGGCTGGACAACCTCCCAGTGGTTGGACCATCTTCCAGTGGTTGAACCACCTCCCTCGTAAGCCCGAGTGGTCTCCCCATCCCGTTTCCTCCTCTGTGCTCTCCTTCCAGGAGCTACTGCTTCAGCAGCTTCAGCTCCACACTGCCCAGCCCTGCGATCCCACTGGGTGTCACAGAAAGTTGCCAATTTGCCAACTCTGTGATCCATTTTCGGGGGGGGCGGTGTGCACAGGGGTCCTGGTGTATGAGGCGGATACCTTCACGCTGGCCATCCTCTTCTCCAACCCCTTGAACTACAACATTTTCTACATGAAGGTAGCCATGGAGGTCTCCTTGCAcaaatgtggtgggttgaccttggctggacaccaggtgcctaccaagccactctatcagTCCCCTCCTCAaggatggggggtgggggtggaagACAATAAGATGGAAGAAAAGTCATGTGCCAcaataaaggcagtttaataaggTCATGCACAGAagccaaggaaaacaaaagatttatcctctacttcccatcagcaggcgatgtccggccacttcccgggaagcagggcttcagtatgcgtagtggttgctccggaagacaaatgtcataaataGCGAAtgccccctttcctcctcctttctcttagctctTATTGttgagcagacgtcatatggtatggaatatccctttggtcagtttgggtcagctgtcctggctgtgtcccctcccaagattTTGCCTACTGGTGAAGGGGtgagaaatgttggagagacagtCTTGATGTGTGCCGGCACTGCTCAGGAATGGCCAAAccactggtgtgttaccaacaccttgctcgCTACCAATACGCAGCACGGccctgtgagggctgctgtggggaaaattaactccatctcagccagaacCAATACAAcaaagcctttgacaccgtttcccacagaattctcctggagaaaatgGCTGCTCATGTCTTGGTCAGGTGTACTCTTTGCTGGGTGAAAatctggctggatggctgggcccaaagagttgtggtcaatggagttaaatccagttggcagctggtcacaagtggtgttcccccGGGATCAGTACTAGGATGGGTTCTCTttaatatcacagaatcacagattcacaggTTGGTAGGGGTTGCAAGGGaccacttatcacaaccctctgggctctgccattcagccagttctctacccacctcactgtccactcatccaacccacacttcctaagcttgcctatgaggatgttatgagagatggtgtcaaaagccttgctgaagtcaaggtga carries:
- the LOC129198843 gene encoding uncharacterized protein LOC129198843, translating into MPKRKCKFTDELQAKYPCFRVGRERWEAECLVCQEGTYVSVANKGSLDLEAHVQSMKHQKNLMGDGSAAKLPGCFVPADCQPFDADAATDAETSSSFAADVLQDFSEPLAGSPTLPKTPDPVLDVVGLQIKTEARPDEALAPFTLDCGVDPLDGVPYFGVALGAGEAGTPFSIRIHYFDWKQGGMQSRVIGVESPQGELASSAAMLAWEALESHGLQQRCVAVVGESPNAMLGGLGCCTQGPAEASGLQELLEGVFVATDCPVHLLSNCIQHGADSLEVDLQSLIWKIYTYVSVYAVCTEPLKDFLEFAKREYRRLLHHARMPWLLLLPAITRLLQVFPALKSFFLSLSHPPFAIRTFFEDAFSEIYLQHMASQVAIFDMHLRTLAREDNSPCEVLDVLSSIRRTLLECKAHGFMSLQVKELLAEQQVAGRVGECDTFCRHVQTLYVAFLDYLDARMGPFGELSHFQWMQLRAPPTWAEVEACIKYLADHGVMVDDSKCFDQFCHLTTFLKDYGSGIDFSTLQTHQKWVRFFSSSHSLGSHSELLRIAQVFFAIPSRGADFPRELFRM